Proteins from a genomic interval of Pseudodesulfovibrio nedwellii:
- the mltG gene encoding endolytic transglycosylase MltG, translating to MDRKRTIIISFLSLLLLAGIGAGGYVWHKAWLEEQFLTVPPESPGQDIMFRVEPGQIFTTISANLKKNGLITDTRRFLKLAQQTGKTSSLRAGQFKLSTGWTPDQILHELSSSAGIMKKASIREGLTWWQTADKIQAAQLGSYKNFAEAIVDPELLKKYGLEAKNAEGYLFPETYLLTPPRGDQSRYMAEIMLKEFFKNAAKVWPEGLPEFEEMNKMVTLASLIEKETGNTSERKRISGVFHNRLKKRMLIQADPTIIYGLGPAFDGNIRRSHILDKKNPYNTYVIRGLPPGPICSPGLDALLAAVHPEDHSFLYFVAKGDGSHYFSKSLSEHNNAVRQYQLRRNRKTYRSTQE from the coding sequence ATGGATCGAAAGCGGACAATCATAATATCATTTCTCAGCCTGCTTCTTCTCGCGGGCATTGGTGCGGGCGGCTATGTCTGGCATAAGGCATGGCTTGAAGAACAATTTCTGACCGTACCACCGGAATCCCCTGGACAAGACATCATGTTTCGCGTGGAACCCGGTCAAATTTTCACTACCATCTCAGCCAATCTCAAAAAAAATGGCCTGATCACGGATACCCGTCGTTTTCTCAAGTTGGCACAACAAACCGGCAAAACGTCATCACTCCGCGCAGGACAGTTTAAACTTTCGACTGGATGGACGCCCGATCAAATTCTCCATGAACTCAGTTCATCAGCCGGAATCATGAAAAAAGCCTCGATCCGCGAGGGTCTGACATGGTGGCAAACCGCCGACAAAATTCAGGCAGCACAGTTGGGCAGCTATAAAAATTTTGCTGAAGCCATAGTCGACCCTGAACTTTTAAAAAAATACGGCCTTGAAGCGAAAAATGCCGAAGGATATCTCTTCCCGGAGACATATCTGCTCACCCCGCCAAGGGGTGACCAATCTCGATACATGGCCGAAATCATGCTTAAGGAATTCTTCAAAAACGCGGCCAAAGTCTGGCCTGAGGGTCTGCCAGAATTTGAAGAGATGAACAAGATGGTCACGCTCGCCTCACTCATCGAAAAAGAAACTGGCAACACCTCGGAGCGAAAGCGAATTTCCGGGGTCTTTCATAACCGCCTCAAGAAACGGATGCTCATCCAGGCGGACCCAACCATCATTTATGGTCTTGGGCCAGCTTTTGACGGAAACATTCGGCGCAGTCACATTTTGGACAAAAAGAATCCATACAACACGTACGTCATTCGCGGCCTGCCTCCGGGGCCAATCTGTTCACCGGGTCTTGATGCACTTCTGGCCGCCGTCCACCCTGAAGATCATTCATTTCTGTATTTCGTAGCAAAAGGGGACGGGTCGCATTATTTCAGTAAATCCTTATCAGAACACAATAATGCGGTCAGACAATACCAACTCAGAAGAAATCGTAAGACCTATCGATCCACTCAAGAATAA
- a CDS encoding Ppx/GppA phosphatase family protein, producing MRLSIRLVQLMGLILCLVCATNGFAQSESSVRRAAFDIGSAVIKCTIADVNISTGQIIKTIETLSEKIDFAEDLARSYDSNLSRDIMNAGIKALEEMKRIAVKQNVKEYSAAGGAVFRSARNGRAYFVRIEEETGIPSRIVSEQQAAMLSYHAVRQALDFSSRDLLVWDIGGGSMQMTARHMDGGLLFYIDPMASVSFKNVVIGTIQGKNIATVSSPNPVNADEVASALTNIKTHAATSIPPLITSRLRHSNMIVAGIGGVHYYGIPEQIGRRDKVFTRDDVAKALEKWTGKNDEDFESEFAATRLTNLILVLGYMDTLGIKEVHPLVINQSDGLLAAPEFW from the coding sequence ATGCGTTTATCAATTCGACTCGTCCAACTCATGGGCCTTATCCTCTGTCTGGTCTGTGCCACGAACGGCTTTGCCCAATCAGAATCATCGGTGCGTCGTGCCGCATTCGATATAGGCTCCGCCGTCATCAAATGCACTATCGCCGATGTGAACATATCCACCGGCCAGATCATCAAAACAATTGAAACCCTGTCGGAAAAAATAGATTTCGCAGAAGACCTCGCCCGATCCTACGATTCAAATCTCAGCCGTGACATCATGAACGCGGGCATCAAGGCCCTTGAAGAAATGAAACGTATTGCGGTTAAGCAAAACGTTAAAGAATACTCTGCCGCAGGTGGGGCCGTATTCCGCTCTGCCAGAAATGGTCGGGCCTACTTTGTCCGCATCGAAGAAGAAACAGGTATCCCCAGCCGGATTGTTTCCGAACAACAAGCTGCCATGCTCAGCTACCACGCGGTACGACAGGCATTAGATTTTTCGTCTCGGGACCTACTTGTATGGGACATCGGTGGCGGCAGCATGCAGATGACTGCCCGACACATGGATGGTGGCCTTCTCTTTTACATTGACCCCATGGCTTCAGTCTCCTTCAAAAATGTGGTCATCGGCACCATTCAGGGAAAAAACATCGCCACAGTCTCTTCCCCCAACCCAGTCAATGCCGACGAAGTTGCCTCTGCTCTCACCAACATCAAGACCCACGCCGCCACATCCATTCCCCCGCTCATCACATCCCGCCTACGTCATTCCAACATGATTGTGGCCGGTATCGGCGGTGTGCACTATTACGGAATCCCCGAACAGATAGGCAGACGTGACAAAGTCTTCACCCGCGACGATGTCGCCAAGGCGCTGGAAAAATGGACTGGCAAAAACGACGAAGACTTTGAAAGTGAATTCGCCGCCACCCGCCTGACCAATCTTATTCTAGTGTTGGGTTACATGGACACTCTCGGCATCAAGGAAGTCCATCCGCTGGTCATCAACCAGTCAGACGGACTGCTGGCCGCTCCTGAATTCTGGTAG
- a CDS encoding FAD-binding and (Fe-S)-binding domain-containing protein has translation MAQLGPHISISDEQLITRALGVVEMEQYAHWPEDVKKLAANLAAELFLVRYNPFIDASLVKKSVARRLNMSRPSLDKEFGTILTKGIELFWERYDREITFREQIIKQLEHFMPEDGIGDAPHSRVESATDATDLRMELPMLVLFPETEAQIQGIVKLANEMHFGIIPRGGGTGATGGAIPAETRSVILSLTRFKDILDVDQENHILTLESGVITLNAIQAAAKKDVLFTVDPASKAGSSIGGNISENAGGPFAFEYGTTIDNILSYRMVKPDGSLIEVRRKDHPRHKIYEGETATFEIFDVNGHKIDTVELDSSEIRGKGLGKDVSNKYLGGLPGVQKEGTDGIITVARFVCYPALKNSRVLCLEFFGRSMRNAMLVIKDVVGLRDTIREEGDLVKISALEEFGPKYVQAIDYQTKSTQYEGNPISVLILQLDSDDKEALDAACQNVLAIAQPFDGVDIFAARDDKEGELFWEDRHKLSAIAKRTSGFKINEDVVIPMDVIPEFSDFLEDLNLIYLAKIYRTTLEKVRAMSGVNDDDADIREAFGRIDDILSGKVTSHDFSDTEQEAQCRYLFLKLRDSYPRLDREIKAMWQDMQLRRIVIANHMHAGDGNCHVNLPVNSNDPEMLASAHEAAEVVMTKVLEMGGEVSGEHGIGITKIAFLSDKKIKDLSDYKKDVDPNNILNPGKLTARKLPSVPFTFSFNRLIKDLDATALKDKEALMGLLKNIQTCTRCGKCKQVCPMYLPAKGLLFHPRNKNISLGALIEGIYYSQVQTGEPAPSLMAELRNLMDHCTACGKCQAACPVKIDSAGAALSMRSFLDSKGKSGHQLKQIILRNVAKNPASNLPVVAKFLSVGQSLQDKTLGMIPARWLSRIESPIVKSRSPHIDFRNLFETLELEGGSVFKNPRAASDNTVLYFPGCGGSLFSHSIGMASVYLLLKSGVNVVMPDHHMCCGYPLLASGCEEAYKTNRHRNIQEFLDLFVKTGKAGLKATTLLTACGTCRESLESYDFTGEMEEPLKQMDVVQFLIERLPSIRQSESIVYHAACHAEWVDAPKIKAPELYRTALAELTGAEVSLSPGCCGESGLGALTSPGIYNRLRECKQDQLTEDLGHNREKPIVVGCPSCKVGIKRSMLQMKRPNRVLHAVEYLAEAVGGKKWKKELKDLLEKVERKGSDN, from the coding sequence ATGGCTCAGCTCGGACCCCACATTTCAATATCAGACGAACAGCTCATCACCCGCGCCCTGGGCGTGGTAGAGATGGAGCAATATGCACACTGGCCCGAGGATGTAAAAAAACTCGCCGCCAATCTTGCCGCCGAACTTTTTCTGGTGCGCTATAATCCGTTCATCGACGCCTCACTGGTAAAAAAATCAGTTGCTCGTCGCCTGAACATGTCCAGGCCCTCCCTCGACAAAGAATTCGGCACGATCCTGACCAAAGGAATCGAACTGTTCTGGGAACGCTATGACCGAGAAATCACCTTTCGCGAACAGATCATTAAGCAACTCGAACACTTCATGCCCGAAGACGGCATTGGTGACGCACCGCACTCCCGTGTAGAATCAGCCACCGACGCCACCGACCTGCGCATGGAACTGCCCATGCTCGTCCTCTTTCCCGAAACCGAAGCGCAGATTCAGGGCATCGTCAAACTCGCCAACGAAATGCACTTCGGCATCATCCCGCGCGGTGGCGGCACCGGAGCAACAGGTGGAGCCATCCCGGCAGAAACTCGCTCCGTCATCCTGTCCCTGACCCGATTCAAGGATATTCTGGACGTTGATCAGGAAAATCACATCCTGACATTGGAATCCGGTGTTATTACCTTGAACGCCATTCAAGCTGCTGCCAAAAAGGATGTCCTTTTCACCGTGGACCCGGCTTCCAAGGCAGGTTCTTCCATTGGCGGCAACATTTCCGAAAACGCCGGTGGCCCGTTCGCCTTTGAATACGGCACCACCATCGACAACATCCTGAGCTACCGGATGGTTAAACCAGACGGCTCGCTCATCGAAGTCCGCCGTAAGGATCACCCACGTCACAAAATTTATGAAGGTGAAACTGCAACCTTTGAAATCTTCGATGTAAATGGACACAAAATCGACACTGTCGAACTCGACAGCAGCGAAATCCGTGGCAAAGGCCTCGGCAAGGACGTGTCCAACAAATATCTGGGCGGCCTGCCCGGCGTACAGAAGGAAGGCACAGACGGCATTATCACCGTAGCCCGATTCGTCTGTTATCCGGCCCTGAAGAACTCTCGAGTGCTCTGCCTTGAATTCTTTGGACGCTCCATGCGCAATGCCATGCTCGTCATCAAGGACGTTGTCGGCCTGCGCGACACCATCCGAGAAGAAGGCGATCTGGTAAAGATTTCCGCTCTGGAAGAATTCGGCCCCAAATACGTACAGGCCATCGACTACCAAACCAAATCCACCCAGTACGAAGGCAACCCGATTTCCGTCCTCATTCTGCAACTGGATTCCGACGACAAGGAAGCACTGGACGCGGCATGCCAGAACGTGCTGGCCATTGCCCAGCCCTTTGACGGCGTGGACATATTTGCTGCCCGTGACGACAAAGAAGGCGAACTGTTCTGGGAGGACCGGCACAAGCTGTCGGCCATTGCCAAACGCACCTCAGGTTTCAAAATCAACGAAGACGTTGTCATTCCCATGGATGTCATCCCGGAATTCTCCGACTTCCTCGAAGATCTGAACCTCATCTATCTGGCAAAAATATACCGCACCACCCTTGAAAAGGTCCGTGCCATGTCCGGCGTGAACGACGATGATGCTGACATAAGAGAAGCATTTGGTCGCATCGACGATATTCTGAGCGGCAAAGTAACGTCCCATGACTTTTCCGACACCGAACAGGAGGCTCAATGCCGTTACCTGTTCCTGAAATTGCGTGATTCCTACCCTCGTCTGGACCGCGAAATCAAAGCCATGTGGCAGGACATGCAGCTTCGGCGCATCGTCATTGCCAACCACATGCACGCAGGCGATGGCAACTGCCACGTCAACCTGCCGGTCAACTCCAACGACCCGGAGATGCTCGCCTCAGCCCACGAAGCCGCTGAAGTAGTCATGACCAAAGTTTTGGAAATGGGCGGTGAAGTCTCTGGCGAACATGGCATCGGCATCACCAAGATCGCCTTCCTGAGCGACAAAAAAATTAAGGATTTGTCTGATTACAAGAAAGATGTAGACCCAAACAACATCCTTAATCCGGGAAAGCTCACCGCACGAAAACTGCCAAGTGTGCCATTCACTTTCTCATTCAACAGACTGATCAAGGACCTCGACGCCACTGCGCTCAAGGACAAGGAAGCCCTCATGGGGCTTTTGAAAAACATTCAGACCTGTACCCGCTGCGGCAAATGCAAACAGGTCTGCCCCATGTACCTTCCAGCCAAAGGACTTTTATTCCACCCGCGCAACAAAAACATCAGTCTCGGCGCGCTCATTGAAGGCATTTATTATTCGCAGGTGCAAACCGGCGAGCCCGCTCCTTCGCTCATGGCTGAACTGCGCAACCTGATGGATCACTGCACAGCCTGCGGCAAATGCCAAGCAGCCTGTCCTGTCAAGATTGACTCTGCCGGGGCCGCTCTGTCCATGCGGTCATTCCTCGATTCCAAGGGCAAATCAGGCCATCAGCTCAAACAAATTATTTTACGCAACGTCGCCAAAAATCCGGCATCCAACCTGCCGGTCGTTGCAAAGTTCCTGTCTGTCGGACAATCCCTTCAGGATAAGACCTTGGGCATGATACCGGCCCGCTGGCTTTCTCGCATCGAATCCCCGATCGTCAAAAGTCGCAGTCCTCACATAGATTTCCGAAATCTGTTTGAAACTCTGGAATTGGAAGGCGGCTCAGTCTTCAAAAATCCCAGAGCCGCAAGCGATAACACCGTGCTCTACTTTCCGGGTTGTGGAGGATCACTCTTCTCCCATTCCATCGGTATGGCCTCGGTCTACCTGCTTCTCAAATCCGGCGTAAACGTGGTCATGCCCGACCACCACATGTGCTGTGGATATCCACTGCTCGCTTCGGGTTGTGAAGAGGCATACAAAACCAACCGTCATCGCAACATACAGGAATTCCTTGACCTGTTCGTCAAAACCGGCAAGGCGGGCCTCAAGGCTACCACTCTGCTCACAGCCTGCGGTACCTGTCGTGAATCGCTGGAAAGCTACGACTTCACCGGTGAAATGGAAGAACCGCTCAAGCAGATGGACGTAGTCCAATTCCTCATCGAACGATTGCCTTCCATCCGCCAGTCCGAGTCCATCGTGTACCACGCTGCCTGTCATGCAGAATGGGTGGACGCACCCAAAATCAAGGCCCCGGAACTGTATCGCACGGCACTGGCCGAACTGACCGGTGCTGAGGTGAGCCTCTCACCCGGCTGCTGCGGAGAATCCGGCCTCGGCGCCTTGACTTCACCTGGCATTTACAACCGGCTGCGCGAATGCAAACAGGACCAACTCACTGAGGATCTCGGCCACAACCGAGAAAAACCCATCGTGGTCGGCTGCCCGTCCTGCAAAGTCGGTATAAAACGGTCCATGCTCCAGATGAAACGCCCCAACCGGGTCCTTCACGCCGTGGAATATCTGGCCGAAGCCGTGGGCGGGAAAAAATGGAAAAAAGAACTCAAGGACTTGCTAGAAAAAGTTGAACGCAAAGGCTCGGATAACTAA
- a CDS encoding pyridoxal-phosphate-dependent aminotransferase family protein has protein sequence MSLSKFAQLKLFITGPTYIRDDVKAAAMLPEFGHRDSENELRFGPIRQHLRTLAGCGDDYEPILVLGSGSSAMEASIRSLVADDETLLNVSVGAFGDHYQTIAVANGKQSTNLKFEYGQPINLNVLEQKLKDLRPDVVSFTHNETSTGVTNDMKAVCALIRQYDAMPLVDGVSIFGGADLDLSNSGAAMYVTATQKSLALPAGFGIGFVSREAEEKAARVTNKGHAHDITRQLVCARKNQTLTTPNGTLANQMAVQLDRIVNEEGVENRFARHIQMRGMVEEWVAGLDGFDMFVPEGYRSVTMSTVICPEGVTQAQLKGGVKEALREEGYLMDPGYGKLNVQLEKEGKRQIIRIGHMGDITPDMLTEYLAALEVELKKL, from the coding sequence ATGAGCCTGTCTAAATTCGCACAACTCAAGCTTTTTATTACCGGTCCCACCTATATTCGTGACGACGTCAAGGCTGCGGCAATGTTGCCGGAATTTGGTCATCGCGACAGTGAGAATGAATTGCGTTTCGGTCCTATCCGTCAGCATCTGCGAACACTGGCTGGATGTGGTGACGATTACGAACCGATTCTGGTTTTGGGGTCTGGATCTTCTGCCATGGAAGCGTCCATTCGTTCACTGGTAGCTGATGATGAAACTTTGCTTAACGTATCTGTCGGAGCGTTCGGTGACCATTATCAGACGATCGCCGTTGCCAACGGAAAGCAATCCACGAATCTCAAATTCGAGTATGGTCAGCCTATCAATTTGAATGTGCTGGAGCAGAAACTCAAAGATCTGCGGCCGGATGTTGTTTCTTTTACTCACAACGAGACATCCACTGGTGTCACCAATGATATGAAGGCTGTGTGCGCGCTTATTCGCCAATATGACGCCATGCCCTTGGTTGATGGAGTGTCCATTTTTGGCGGAGCTGATCTGGATTTGTCGAATTCCGGGGCTGCCATGTATGTAACTGCTACACAGAAGTCTTTGGCTTTACCTGCCGGATTCGGTATCGGATTCGTGTCCAGGGAGGCCGAGGAAAAGGCTGCTCGTGTGACCAACAAGGGCCATGCTCACGACATCACCCGTCAGCTTGTCTGTGCTCGTAAAAATCAGACTTTAACCACACCCAATGGCACACTCGCCAACCAGATGGCTGTGCAGCTTGATCGAATCGTCAACGAGGAAGGCGTGGAGAATCGCTTTGCCCGTCATATTCAGATGCGCGGCATGGTTGAAGAATGGGTGGCCGGTCTGGATGGTTTCGATATGTTCGTGCCGGAAGGGTATCGGTCCGTGACCATGTCCACTGTCATTTGTCCTGAAGGCGTGACACAGGCTCAACTCAAGGGTGGCGTGAAGGAAGCCTTGCGAGAAGAAGGCTATCTGATGGACCCTGGCTACGGAAAGCTTAATGTTCAGTTGGAAAAAGAGGGCAAACGTCAGATTATCCGTATTGGTCATATGGGCGATATTACCCCTGACATGCTTACCGAGTATCTGGCTGCGCTTGAAGTGGAGTTGAAAAAACTGTAA
- the ruvX gene encoding Holliday junction resolvase RuvX, with product MRALGIDFGLKRVGLAVSDRTGTLVSPFKTIVRTSRNALFDELLEIIHNEVIETVVVGLPLSLDGGDTLTTRQARNFAESLGRRIEQPIHLMDERLTSAEAEEELNAAGLYGKKRKMALDSQAAVIILRSWIESGQS from the coding sequence ATGCGTGCGCTCGGCATTGATTTCGGCCTAAAACGCGTGGGCCTTGCCGTGTCCGACCGCACAGGCACACTTGTCTCGCCGTTCAAGACTATTGTCCGCACTTCACGAAACGCCCTCTTTGACGAACTGCTCGAAATCATACACAATGAAGTAATTGAAACCGTTGTGGTAGGTCTCCCATTATCTTTGGACGGAGGAGACACCCTGACCACTCGTCAGGCCCGCAATTTTGCCGAAAGTCTGGGACGACGCATCGAACAGCCCATCCACCTGATGGACGAACGGTTGACCTCTGCTGAAGCCGAAGAAGAACTCAACGCTGCCGGTCTCTACGGCAAAAAACGAAAGATGGCCCTGGACAGTCAGGCCGCCGTCATCATATTGCGCTCATGGATCGAAAGCGGACAATCATAA
- the lepB gene encoding signal peptidase I: protein MTDQNTIQSASDSKPRKPWLAGLLSLLFTGFGQIYNGQWKKGVGFFVAEWVYSLAMIPFWSDFVSTLLCLAILLGFNVFVAWEAFASAKRLREFSPGPWNRWWVYALCLCVSLASGLVFDHLMSQSYEAYKAPSGSMLPTLKIGDHFIVETLALDYAVKRGDIVIFPFPENEHVDFIKRVVGLPGETVEIRQRQVFVDDNPLEESYVQHTKTSIVPVRDDFGPLTLGAEEYFVLGDNREASYDSRWWGPVQRVKIKAKAKYIYFPGEFESESWADRLGVEIR from the coding sequence ATGACTGATCAAAATACCATCCAGAGTGCGTCTGATTCCAAGCCGAGAAAGCCGTGGCTGGCAGGACTGCTTTCCCTTTTGTTTACCGGTTTTGGTCAAATATATAACGGTCAGTGGAAAAAGGGCGTTGGTTTTTTCGTGGCCGAGTGGGTGTACTCTTTGGCCATGATTCCGTTTTGGTCAGATTTTGTCTCGACACTATTGTGTCTCGCCATATTGTTGGGCTTCAATGTATTCGTGGCGTGGGAGGCTTTTGCTTCTGCCAAAAGGCTTCGGGAATTTAGTCCCGGACCATGGAATCGTTGGTGGGTGTACGCTCTCTGTCTGTGCGTGAGTCTGGCATCCGGTCTTGTCTTTGATCATTTGATGTCTCAATCTTATGAGGCATATAAGGCCCCGTCCGGTTCAATGCTGCCCACTTTGAAAATTGGGGATCATTTTATTGTGGAGACTTTGGCCTTAGATTATGCCGTGAAGCGAGGGGATATCGTGATTTTTCCGTTCCCGGAAAATGAGCATGTCGATTTTATCAAACGAGTAGTCGGACTTCCCGGCGAGACCGTTGAGATTCGTCAACGACAAGTGTTTGTTGATGATAATCCGCTTGAAGAATCGTATGTGCAACACACCAAGACGAGCATAGTACCAGTACGTGACGACTTCGGGCCTTTGACATTGGGGGCGGAGGAGTATTTCGTTCTCGGTGATAATCGTGAAGCTAGTTACGATTCCAGATGGTGGGGGCCGGTCCAACGAGTAAAGATCAAGGCCAAAGCCAAGTATATTTATTTCCCCGGCGAATTTGAGTCAGAGTCATGGGCGGATCGTCTCGGCGTTGAAATTCGCTAG
- a CDS encoding AEC family transporter yields MTIYARLIASIAILLGLICFAAFLRHKGFVREEHGGVFAKLVTHATLPALIFVSLARTSIIWDEAWLALIMLMAELLALGLGWIAAKALRLDRPSSGAMILVSGFGSSSLLGYALISQVFPGNTGAMTEAVMVSEIGVGPALFTIGTMIAIYYGSEGASPEARFKAALGFFRSPIFISVVAGLVWSAFKLPTDGPIMGTIMQALDVTGAANTLMVTLLVGVLLHFQDLGSVALAGVAVAANKLILKPIMIWMPTVFMALETWEVHVLVLEAAMPSALLTVALSRTYGCNAGLASRMVFLTTLASGITIPIMFKILS; encoded by the coding sequence ATGACAATCTACGCTCGCCTCATTGCATCCATTGCGATTCTACTCGGCCTGATCTGCTTTGCGGCCTTCCTGCGGCACAAAGGTTTTGTCCGCGAAGAACATGGTGGTGTCTTTGCTAAGCTCGTAACGCACGCCACCCTGCCAGCACTCATTTTTGTTTCATTAGCCCGCACCTCCATCATTTGGGATGAAGCATGGCTCGCGCTCATCATGCTGATGGCCGAACTCCTAGCTCTTGGCCTAGGCTGGATTGCGGCCAAGGCTCTCCGATTGGATCGTCCCTCTAGCGGGGCCATGATTCTCGTTTCCGGCTTTGGTAGTTCCTCGCTGCTTGGATACGCACTCATCAGCCAGGTCTTTCCGGGGAACACTGGCGCAATGACCGAAGCTGTCATGGTTTCAGAAATCGGCGTAGGTCCGGCACTCTTCACCATCGGCACAATGATCGCCATATACTATGGCAGTGAAGGCGCATCCCCAGAGGCTCGTTTCAAGGCAGCATTAGGATTTTTCCGTTCCCCCATTTTCATCTCAGTAGTAGCCGGACTTGTCTGGTCCGCCTTCAAACTCCCGACAGACGGCCCTATCATGGGGACCATCATGCAAGCCCTCGACGTAACAGGCGCAGCCAACACATTGATGGTCACCCTACTCGTGGGCGTCCTCCTCCATTTTCAAGACCTCGGCTCCGTGGCATTGGCAGGTGTCGCCGTAGCCGCAAACAAACTCATCCTGAAACCTATCATGATATGGATGCCAACCGTGTTTATGGCCCTGGAGACATGGGAAGTGCACGTACTGGTATTGGAAGCGGCCATGCCCTCAGCCCTGCTCACCGTGGCGTTGTCCCGCACCTATGGATGCAATGCCGGACTGGCATCTCGAATGGTCTTCCTGACCACCTTGGCCAGTGGCATTACCATCCCGATCATGTTCAAAATATTGAGTTGA